Proteins encoded in a region of the Salminus brasiliensis chromosome 2, fSalBra1.hap2, whole genome shotgun sequence genome:
- the lrrtm2 gene encoding leucine-rich repeat transmembrane neuronal protein 2: MGFHSRWPLVGQAPAALCVISMLLCLPPASCTACPQKCRCEDLQFYCDTQGLLAPPDGVDKGALGLSLRHNSINELSPDQFFGFTQLTWLHLDHNQILTVHEDAFQGLYKLKDLNLSSNRITKLPNTTFIHLINLQILDLSFNQMTALEPELFHGLRKLQILHLRSNFLRTTPVRAFWDCRSLEYLGLSNNRLRSLARNGFAGLIKLRELHLEHNHLTKINLAHFPRLVALQFLYLQWNKINNLTCTMEWQWTTLEKLDLTGNEIRSLTPDVFETLPNLKVLLLDNNKLTSLDIQTMDMWRSLSIIGLSSNLWECTKRICTLATWLSKFKGRWEHSILCHSPEFTQGEEILDAVYGFQLCQNFSAPVVLTSTTTEATLPQEFTSSLFGNMQTPTQDFYAEDFGSFTIVTTTTTTTTQTPRTALATTTTTVEGEDVTEDYDMMDNTVLTQRVIIGTMALLFSFFLIIFVVYISRKCCPPTLRRIRHCSAIQNRRQMRTQQRQPMTDLATQVPYNEYEPSHEEGALVIINGYGQCKCQQLPYKECEV; this comes from the exons ATGG GTTTCCATTCAAGGTGGCCATTGGTGGGACAAGCACCAGCGGCACTTTGTGTGATCAGCATGCTACTGTGCCTGCCTCCCGCGTCATGCACAGCCTGCCCTCAGAAATGCCGCTGCGAGGACCTGCAGTTTTACTGCGACACGCAGGGGCTCCTGGCGCCCCCAGATGGCGTGGACAAAGGGGCCCTGGGGCTCTCGCTCCGGCACAACAGCATCAACGAGCTGAGCCCAGACCAGTTCTTCGGCTTCACCCAGCTAACTTGGCTCCACCTGGACCACAACCAAATACTCACCGTGCATGAGGATGCCTTCCAGGGGCTCTACAAGCTCAAGGACCTGAACCTGAGCTCCAATCGCATCACCAAGCTGCCCAACACAACCTTCATCCACCTCATCAACCTCCAAATCCTGGACCTGTCCTTCAACCAGATGACCGCGCTGGAGCCTGAGCTCTTCCATGGGCTCCGGAAGCTACAGATCCTTCACCTGAGGTCCAATTTCCTGCGGACCACGCCTGTGCGGGCCTTCTGGGACTGCCGGAGCCTGGAGTACCTTGGTCTGAGCAACAACCGGCTTCGCAGCCTGGCACGGAACGGGTTTGCTGGGCTGATCAAGCTACGGGAACTCCACCTGGAACACAACCACCTGACCAAGATCAACTTGGCTCACTTCCCCCGCCTGGTCGCCCTCCAGTTTCTCTACCTTCAGTGGAACAAGATCAACAACTTGACATGTACCATGGAGTGGCAGTGGACCACTCTGGAGAAACTGGATCTCACTGGGAACGAAATACGCTCGCTGACCCCCGATGTGTTTGAAACGCTGCCAAATCTTAAGGTTCTGCTGCTGGATAACAACAAACTGACCAGCCTGGACATCCAAACAATGGATATGTGGCGGTCCCTGAGCATCATCGGGTTGTCCAGTAACCTTTGGGAATGTACCAAAAGGATCTGCACCTTGGCCACTTGGCTAAGTAAGTTTAAAGGGCGATGGGAGCATTCCATCCTATGCCACAGCCCAGAGTTCACCCAGGGCGAGGAAATACTAGACGCTGTTTATGGATTCCAGCTCTGTCAAAACTTTTCAGCACCAGTTGTACTGACCAGCACCACAACAGAGGCCACATTGCCCCAAGAGTTCACTAGCTCCTTGTTTGGGAATATGCAGACGCCGACGCAGGACTTCTATGCAGAGGATTTTGGGAGCTTTACTATTGTCAcgactactaccaccactaccacccaGACCCCGCGTACTGCCCtggccaccaccaccacaacggTGGAAGGGGAGGATGTTACAGAGGACTACGACATGATGGACAACACAGTGCTGACGCAGAGAGTCATCATAGGTACTATGGCCCTTttgttttccttctttctcATCATTTTTGTAGTGTACATCTCACGGAAGTGCTGCCCTCCCACTCTGCGACGAATTAGACATTGCTCAGCCATTCAGAACCGGCGACAGATGAGGACCCAGCAGAGGCAGCCAATGACAGACCTGGCAACACAGGTGCCCTATAATGAGTACGAGCCCAGTCACGAGGAGGGTGCGCTCGTGATCATAAATGGCTATGGGCAGTGCAAGTGTCAGCAACTGCCTTACAAAGAGTGTGAAGTATAA